A window of Lysobacter sp. TY2-98 genomic DNA:
GAGGCGCGCAAGGCGGCAGGCGAAGCGATCAACGCCGCGCGCGATATGGTGACGGCGGCGCTCGGTGAGCGTCGTAGCGCACTCGAAGACGCGGCACTCGACGCGCGCCTGGCCTCCGAATCCATCGACGTCACGCTGCCCGGCATCGACGTCGCGCACGGCGGCCTGCATCCCGTCAGCCGCTCGCTGGAGCGCATCGCCGAGATCTTCGGTCGCCTCGGCTACCAGCTCGCCGACGGTCCGGAGATCGAGGACGACTGGCACAACTTCGAAGCGCTGAATTTCCCGCCGCACCATCCGGCGCGCGCGATGCACGACACGTTCTACTTCGGCGACGGTCGCCTGCTGCGCACGCATACCTCGGGTGTGCAGGTGCGCTTCATGCAGGACGCCGTGGCGTCGAAGAGCGGGCCGCCGCTGCGCATGATCGCGGCCGGCAAGGTCTACCGCAGTGACAGCGATCAGACGCACACGCCGATGTTCCATCAGGTCGAGGGCCTGCTGGTCGACGAACACGCGAGCTTCGCCGACCTCAAGGGCACGCTGGTAGAGTTCGTGCGCGCGTTCTTTGAGCGCGATTTCGACATGCGCTTCCGCCCGAGCTACTTCCCGTTCACCGAGCCGTCGGCGGAAGTCGATATCGCGTGGGCGCAGCCGGACGGCAGCACGCGCTGGCTCGAGGTTCTCGGATGCGGAATGGTGCATCCGAACGTCCTGCGGAACGTCGGCATCGATCCGGAGAAATACACGGGTTTCGCATTCGGCCTCGGCGTCGAGCGCTTCGCAATGCTGCGCTACGGCGTCGACGACCTGCGCAGCTTCTTCGAGAACGACGTGCGCTTCCTGCGCCAGTTCGCCTGACCGCCCGACGGACCGCACTGGAATTCCTGAATGAAGTTCTCCGAAAACTGGCTCCGACAGCATGTGCCGACGCAGGCCTCGCGCGATGAACTCTCCGCGACGCTCACCGCGATCGGTCTCGAAGTCGAAGAGGTCACGCCGCTGGGTGATTCGCTGGACGGCGTCGTCGTCGCGCGCATCGTCAGCGCCGAACGTCATCCCGAAGCGGACCGACTGCAGGTGTGCAGCGTCGACGCGGGGCAGGGCGAACTTCTGCAGATCGTGTGTGGCGCGCCGAACGCACGCGCGGGTCTGCGTGCGCCGCTCGCGATGGTCGGTGCGATGCTGCCGGGCGGTATCGCGATCAAGGGCGCGAAGCTGCGCGGCGTCGAATCGAACGGCATGCTGTGTTCGGCGAAGGAGCTCGGCATCGATGCCGACGCATCCGGCCTGCTGGAACTGCCGGACGACGCGCCGCTCGGGACGCCGATCGCCGAATTCCTTGCGTTGCCCGACGCCAGCATCGAAATCAAATTGACGCCCAACCGCGCCGACTGTTTCAGCGTGCGCGGCATCGCCTATGACGTCGCTGCCGCACTCGCAGGCGAAGTCCTTCCGCTCGACGCGGCGCCGGTGCCCGCACAGACCGATGCGACGCTGCCCGTCGAACTCGATGCCGGTGCGCGCGTTCCCCGTTTCGCCGGCCGCGTCATCGACGGTGTCAATGCGAATGCGCCGACGCCGGTGTGGATGGCCGAGCGCCTGCGTCGCAGCGGTGTGCGTCCGATCAGTTTCCTCGTCGACGTCACGCAGTACGTGATGCTCGAACTCGGGCAGCCCATGCATGCCTTCGACAAGGACATGTTGGACGGCGGCATCGTCGTGCGCGCAGCGCGTGCAGACGAAGCGCTGAAGTTGCTCGACGGCCGCACCGTCATGCTCGATGACGACTTCCTCGTCGTTGCCGACAGCCAGGGCGGTCACGGCGCACGCGCGGTGGCTCTCGGCGGCATCATGGGCGGCTACGACACGCGCGTGACCGATACCACGCGCAACGTGTTCCTCGAAGCCGCGCACTGGATTCCGTCGGCGATCATCGGGCGCAGCCGCAAGCTAGGTCTGCACACGGACGCCGGGCATCGTTTCGAGCGCGGTGTCGATCCGGAACTGCCGCGTCAGGCGATCGAATACGCGACGCGACTGATCCTCGACATCGCGGGCGGGCAGCCTGGGCCGGTGACCGATGTGGCGCGCGAAGCCGACCTGCCGAAGCCGTCGCCGATCACGCTGCGTCGCGAGCGTCTCGCGCGCGTGTTGGGCACGCAGGTGGAGGACGCGGAGGTCGAGCGCATCCTGCGTGCGCTCGGTCTGGCGGTGGACGCGGACGCAGCGGGCTGGCGCGTCACCCCGCCGTCCCGGCGTTTCGATCTGGCGATCGAGGAAGACCTGATCGAGGAGATCGCACGCATCCACGGCTACGACGCGATTCCGGCGACGCTGCCGAGTGGCGTGGTGCCGCTCGCGCCCGCGACCGAGACGCGCGTCGAGCCGGCATTCCTGCGCCGTTCGCTGGCCGGTCGCGATTTCCTCGAGGCGATCAACTACGCCTTCGTCGACGCTGCGTGGCTGGACGCGTGGTCGCTGCAGGCGAACGCGGTGCCGCTGGCCAATCCGCTGAGTGGCGAGCTGGCGATCATGCGCACCTCGCTGCTGCCTGGCCTCGTGGCCGCGCTCGCGCGCAATGCCGCGCGCCAGCAGTCGCGCGTGCGCCTGTTCGAACTGGGCAACGTCTTCCACGCGGCAGGCGCAGGCCAAGCGCCTCTGCACACGCAGCGAATCGCGGCGGTCGCGTGCGGGGACGCACAGGCGGAGCAGTGGGGCGAAAAGTCGCATCCGGTCGGTTTCCACGATCTCAAGGGCGACCTCGAAAGTCTGGCCACGCTGTCGGGTGCCGCGCTCGCATTCGAACGCTCGGCGCAGGCCTGGGGGCATCCGGGACGCTCGGCGGACATCCTGCTCGACGGCCGCGTCGTCGGCTGGATCGGGCAGCTGCATCCGCGCCTGCAGCAGGCGTTGGGGCTGGACGTTGACGTGGTCGCCTTCGAGATCGACCTGGAGGCGGTTCAGCGCCGTGCGCTGCCGAAGGCCGAGGGCCTTTCGCGCTATCCGTCCGTTCGTCGCGACCTCGCGTTCGTGGTCGCCGAGACGACGCCGTGGGCGGCGATCGAAGCATCGGTCCGGGCGGCCGCGGGGCCCTCCCTGCGCGATCTTGTGCTTTTCGACGTCTACCGTGGCAAGGGTGTCGAAAACGGTTTCAAGAGTGTCGCCATGGGCTTGATCCTGCAGGAGAAAAGTCGCACTCTGACCGACCGCGACGTGGACGCTGTCGTCGGCGAAGTGACCGCTTCGCTGCAGCGCGAACACGGCGCGGTGATCCGCAGCTGAGCCCGAGGAATTCGCACCGATGACGCTGACCAAGGCCGAGATGGCCGAGCGACTGTTCGACGAGGTCGGCCTCAACAAGCGTGAGGCGAAGGAATTCGTCGACTCGTTCTTCGACGTGCTGCGCCAGGCACTGGAACACGGCCGTCAGGTGAAGCTGTCGGGCTTCGGCAACTTCGACCTGCGCCGCAAGAACCAGCGCCCGGGTCGCAATCCGAAAACGGGCGAGGAGATTCCGATCTCTGCACGCACCGTGGTGACGTTCCGTCCGGGCCAGAAGCTGAAGGAGCGCGTCGAGGCGTACTCCGGAGCGAACGAACATGCTTGATCCGGGCAGCAACAAGGAGCTTCCGCCGATCCCGGCCAAGCGCTACTTCACCATCGGTGAAGTGAGCGAGCTGTGCGACGTCAAGCCGCACGTGCTGCGCTACTGGGAGACGGAATTCCCGATGCTCAATCCGGTGAAGCGTCGCGGCAATCGGCGTTACTACCAGCGCCATGAAGTGCTGATGGTGCGGCAGATCCGCGGCCTGCTGTACGAGCAGGGCTACACGATCGGTGGTGCGCGCCTGCGGCTGGAAGGCGACGGACAGAAGCAGGAGTCGGCGCTCAGCTCGCAGATCATCCGCCAGGTGCGGATGGAGCTCGAGGAAGTGCTGCAGTTGCTGCGTCGCTGACGGCGGGGTCTCCTCGGCCGCGTGGCCGTTGCGAATGAGGCGCGTCGCGACATCAGGATGAGGGTGGCGAGGGTGGCCGTCGCGTCGTTGCGAGGCGTGCGCTGCCTGAAGGTGTATTGCGCGTCGGCGCTGTGAGTGCGAGTCGCACGCTTCCGCGTCCGCTAGTCATCGACAGAGTGCGTTGAAGAAGCGACCGCCTTGGCTTCGAACAGTCTTCTTCCCGCCCGCCGAGCGGCATGCTCGCCACTCGCAACTGCGTGGTGCGTTTGCGCGACGTCGCGGCTTCATGTGAATCGGTCAGACTCCCTCTCGGAAGCCAGCGGATCGAGACCGCTACCGCCGATGCAGCGGGCGTAGCATCAGCCCAGATCATCCTGTCATTGGCGGAGAATCACGATGCATCCGATGCACTGCCCGCATTGCGGCGCCGTCGCCATGCGCTATCGGGACAAGGCGTCGCTGGGGCCGATGGCGTCGCGCGGATGCCAGGCTTGCGGGCGGGCGCTGTCGGTCCGGTGGTCGGCGCTGGTCGCGCTGATGCCGGCCATGTTCGCCATCCCGTTCGCCGTCGAGATGTGGCCCTCGAACGCGGCGATGCTGCTCGCGGCGATCGGCGTCGGGGCGACACTGGCCCTGCACGCGCGTGTGCCGCTGGTGGCGCGCTGACTCCGCTCGGCACGCCGTCGCGCTATACTTCGCGCCCGCTTCGGCGGACCGGCTTTCCGGGGTATAGCGCAGCCTGGTAGCGCACCAGTCTGGGGGACTGGTGGTCGTCGGTTCGAATCCGGCTACCCCGACCAATTCGATGCATCACGACGCCCGGCCACGTGCCGGGCGTCGTCGTTTCGGGCGCGTGTCGTCGGTCATGGCGACCTCCGGCCGGTGCCGTCGCAACGCGACCATCGCAGACTCCGGAACTTCCGCCGCGCCTGTCGAGTCACAGGCGCCGACTTCGTCCATGGAATCAGGAGCCTGCATGCGCGTTGCACTGTCGTCGTTGTTCGTCCTCGCCGCGTCGTTCGCATTCGACGCCGCCGTGCAGCAGCCCGTGGCCGAGACACAGGTCGGCACCGAGGGGCGTGTGCTCGAAACCGCGATCGTGCGGGCTCCGGGCCCGGGCATGTGGAAGGTGCGGCGCGGCGACAACACGCTGTGGATCCTCGGCACCGTGTCGCCGCTGCCGGCGAAGATGGCCTGGAATTCGGCGCGCATGCGCTCTGTCGTCGCGTCGGCGGACGAGGTGATGTACGAGCCATCCGTCATGGTCGACGCCGACGTCGGGTTTTTCGGCAAGCTGGCGTTGCTGCCGTCGCTGATCGGTGTGCGTGATCTTCCGGATGACGCGCATCTGCGTGACGTGTTGCCGCCGGCCTCGTACGCGCGCTGGCTGCGTCTGAAGCAGCGCTACATCGGCAGCGACAACGGCGTCGAGTCATGGCGACCGATCTTCGCCGCGCAAAAGCTGTACGAGGAAGCGATCAGGACGCGCGGGCTCTCGTCGCGCGGCGTGGTGTCGGATGCGCTCGGTGAGTCGTTGAAGGCGCGCGGCATCAAGGGTGTGTCGACCGCCGCGAAGGTGACGATCGCCAATCCGAAGAAGGCGTTGAAGGAG
This region includes:
- a CDS encoding TraB/GumN family protein — its product is MRVALSSLFVLAASFAFDAAVQQPVAETQVGTEGRVLETAIVRAPGPGMWKVRRGDNTLWILGTVSPLPAKMAWNSARMRSVVASADEVMYEPSVMVDADVGFFGKLALLPSLIGVRDLPDDAHLRDVLPPASYARWLRLKQRYIGSDNGVESWRPIFAAQKLYEEAIRTRGLSSRGVVSDALGESLKARGIKGVSTAAKVTIANPKKALKEFKGAQLADVQCFERVLDRVENDLDLLQTRADAWAAGDVDTLRRLNRPEASAACENAVLSGAFAQKYGLDRLQAQATAKWLTEAEASLGRNRVTFATLPMSELLSPTGIVASLAAKGYVVEAPDVVQASTSDAAPAPQPGAGR
- a CDS encoding MerR family transcriptional regulator, with product MLDPGSNKELPPIPAKRYFTIGEVSELCDVKPHVLRYWETEFPMLNPVKRRGNRRYYQRHEVLMVRQIRGLLYEQGYTIGGARLRLEGDGQKQESALSSQIIRQVRMELEEVLQLLRR
- the pheT gene encoding phenylalanine--tRNA ligase subunit beta: MKFSENWLRQHVPTQASRDELSATLTAIGLEVEEVTPLGDSLDGVVVARIVSAERHPEADRLQVCSVDAGQGELLQIVCGAPNARAGLRAPLAMVGAMLPGGIAIKGAKLRGVESNGMLCSAKELGIDADASGLLELPDDAPLGTPIAEFLALPDASIEIKLTPNRADCFSVRGIAYDVAAALAGEVLPLDAAPVPAQTDATLPVELDAGARVPRFAGRVIDGVNANAPTPVWMAERLRRSGVRPISFLVDVTQYVMLELGQPMHAFDKDMLDGGIVVRAARADEALKLLDGRTVMLDDDFLVVADSQGGHGARAVALGGIMGGYDTRVTDTTRNVFLEAAHWIPSAIIGRSRKLGLHTDAGHRFERGVDPELPRQAIEYATRLILDIAGGQPGPVTDVAREADLPKPSPITLRRERLARVLGTQVEDAEVERILRALGLAVDADAAGWRVTPPSRRFDLAIEEDLIEEIARIHGYDAIPATLPSGVVPLAPATETRVEPAFLRRSLAGRDFLEAINYAFVDAAWLDAWSLQANAVPLANPLSGELAIMRTSLLPGLVAALARNAARQQSRVRLFELGNVFHAAGAGQAPLHTQRIAAVACGDAQAEQWGEKSHPVGFHDLKGDLESLATLSGAALAFERSAQAWGHPGRSADILLDGRVVGWIGQLHPRLQQALGLDVDVVAFEIDLEAVQRRALPKAEGLSRYPSVRRDLAFVVAETTPWAAIEASVRAAAGPSLRDLVLFDVYRGKGVENGFKSVAMGLILQEKSRTLTDRDVDAVVGEVTASLQREHGAVIRS
- a CDS encoding integration host factor subunit alpha is translated as MTLTKAEMAERLFDEVGLNKREAKEFVDSFFDVLRQALEHGRQVKLSGFGNFDLRRKNQRPGRNPKTGEEIPISARTVVTFRPGQKLKERVEAYSGANEHA
- the pheS gene encoding phenylalanine--tRNA ligase subunit alpha produces the protein MSDISSLTQHALADIAAADSPDAIEALRVALLGKSGSITGQLKQLGTLPPEARKAAGEAINAARDMVTAALGERRSALEDAALDARLASESIDVTLPGIDVAHGGLHPVSRSLERIAEIFGRLGYQLADGPEIEDDWHNFEALNFPPHHPARAMHDTFYFGDGRLLRTHTSGVQVRFMQDAVASKSGPPLRMIAAGKVYRSDSDQTHTPMFHQVEGLLVDEHASFADLKGTLVEFVRAFFERDFDMRFRPSYFPFTEPSAEVDIAWAQPDGSTRWLEVLGCGMVHPNVLRNVGIDPEKYTGFAFGLGVERFAMLRYGVDDLRSFFENDVRFLRQFA